Below is a window of Arabidopsis thaliana chromosome 2, partial sequence DNA.
AGTATTATTCCTATTTTCGAAAGTTTGTGTTGTTATTTATAGTATAAttacatttatttaatttttataaaaaatatattttgcataATACACGGTATAGTGATCCGGTATATGACCTGACGGgttttaatataatacaaGACGGGTTTTATTGCGGAACGGGTTACATAACATAGCGGGTTAAAATcgatattaataaaaaattaaaatatttttgacaaaaaataataataattaaaatacatcATTAGCCAACGCtttgaaaaagttaaaatcttcattttattaatttgtcaaaaccaccaatattattttatgttgaattaaactaatttcattaattaaaatatatgaaacagTTTTTTCGAATTTTAATGCGGAttaaaacctaattttttttttgttatttatagtattatatttatttaattttcataagaaatatattttgcatCCACTGAAAATATTTCAGTATTTTAGGTCCTGTAAATTTGCACCACTTTTTAAAGCCGTCCGTAAGTGTAGCCCTTTGATGATCTATTTATTGATCAGTATCACTTTACATAGGTTTAAAATATGTCGACTAAAAAAAGGGTCGTATCCATAACAAGTACCAAGAGTGGAcgacttttcttttctgtccaaaaaaacaacaacaatgataATCCAATAATGAAGTTTTTGCATATCAATattgtttaataaatttatcGAAATATCCAAAAGACTAGTGGGTTTGCCATTTATGGAgtttcaaattatttacaaTGCGTCCAACATCCAACCAGAATAAGGGGACCGACGCAATTAAACTCATATATACTTAGACTTTTCtactttgttttaattgtGATAAGttccttttctctttattgGATTACGGATAAGTTATTTGACTTTTCTCATTCCCTCCTCCTCGTTTTCTTTAAATAGAGGCCATGCATGGTAACATTTTATGCATCACTTGTTTCTCCATAATAAGAGAGTTTTAAgcatttgaaacaaaaaaaatggcttCCAAGGCTTTGGTTCTGTTGGGTCTCTTTGCTGTTCTTCTCGTCGTCTCAGAAGTAGCCGCGGCATCTTCTGGTacttaaaatgattttatatattttagtagGATGTCTAATCTTCATTATACCTAatctcaaaatattcaaatgttttgtgccaatattttgataatcttCAGTATATGATGttataaatcttttgaaaACACTCTAATAGATTCGGACAGATTTTAGTATCGTGGAGAGGCATGTACGTTTACACGAACTAAAcattatgtttaaaatatgtGTTGTTTTTGGACAGCCACAGTGAATTCAGAGAGTAAGGAAACTGTGAAACCTGATCAACGTGGCTACGGTGACAATGGAGGAAATTACAATAACGGAGGAGGTTACCAGGGAGGAGGGGGTAATTAccaaggaggaggaggtaaTTAccaaggaggaggaggtaaTTAccaaggaggaggaggaagataccaaggaggaggaggacggTAccaaggaggaggaggacgaTACCAAGGAGGCGGTGGGCGACAAGGAGGAGGGGGAAGTGGGGGAAGTTACTGCCGCCACGGCTGCTGCTACAGAGGTTACAACGGCTGCTCAAGATGCTGCTCGTATGCCGGAGAAGCTGTTCAGACTCAGCCCGGTCactaaaacaatatattaacCAATCACCACCATGCATGTATTGCattatgtatgtatgattTTAAGTAAACCATGGTGCGTTTGTAATGAACTGCCTCAAGTTTTTGAGGCACTATAGATTAAGAAGAGAACTATGGGAATAAAGTTTGATTATGTAATGTTTTATGTGGTTTGAGTTGTAATACTTGCTGTTTGCATAATAAAATCGTTTGTAGTTTATGTTAatctctttcgtttttttgtaACAGTGTTATATCATTATACATACGCTCAGGGTGGGCGAGAAAAATAGATGTAAATATGTCTCTGGCTGAGGAATTACATTTCATAAATGAAAAGACCAGACACCTAGAGACTCTATTGAGGATTTGTCACCAACATTTCAAACTTCActaaatatatgaaagtgCCAGAAAAAATATCTTAGAAGATTTGATGTGCCCAAAGCTATTAAAACTCATAGTGTCAGTAACATCACCGGTATTCATGTTAATCGTTAGTCGTCCACTTGGCACCGGCACGCCGCATACCCCACCGGCCAATAATAATGAGATATTTATCTGTACtattgatatgaaaaagacttttcaaaaaggaaaatataatttcttggttttcttAGACCCTTtctaatgttttatttttatcttcaaaatgaaaaattgaatagTGTATCTTTATATTTGAAGATATACAATTCACTTTGAATATGaactttattatttacaaaataatctttcaaattataataagtatttattttatactaaaaaaattatttattttattttagtccaatcaaactaaaatgcaaaaatattaaatgaaaaaacaaataacatacccaacataaaacttaaaatacataattaatgCTGACATTAAATATTAAAGACATAACATAgattaaaaacttataataacATAACATATACTACTAACATATATGTCTACAATTATaccataaatatatgttttaattaattatatgtaatgtgattttctttataataatgtattttatataaattattgaattatttccttattataaaataaataggttAAAGTTCATAAGTTTATATAGTAAAAGGTAATattcataattaataataaaatagagaTAGAATATATTTAAGAATATTCTTTTTGAAGTAGAAAATGAAGGAAACCATTGAAAaagtctttcttctttttttttctttaattttgaagaaactttaattttgaagaaatatttGAAGATAACCATTAAAGATGCCcttataataacaaaataaaaagttgagGACTGGCAAAACAAGACTCTTTACTAATCGGAGACTTTcgtgtgtgtttgtttttttcttttggcgtCGTCACGGAGAAACACCAAACGCCCCGTCACACTTGATAACTTGGATAGATAAGCAAGTCCGCAACCAACTCACCACCATTTAACGTACGGGAGATCGAAGATACAACAAGGGCATGCACGACTGGTTCAAGACCAGAAACTGATCACTCTCGACTCAGCTTTCATATTTGCTAAACGTTGCACAAGTGCTAAAAATattatggttttcttttgaatataatttaacattatttcaaaacaaaaaaataaaaggtaaATGAATTTGATCCAAAGAAGAATCTTGTAATCCATAAGAAAATCAGAGATCAACACAAAATCCCgagaaatcaacaaataaatCCCGTTATCCAAAACATTATTCAACATAAACACTAGACAACGAGTCTCGACCGcttgattaattaaaaatagtttggTAATAATACGGAAAAAAGGACGAAACATAGTTTGATAGCAATCAGTTGCATGGACATGGACGTAAACATGAATGTGTGTATGAAAGAGATCTTTAAAACTTATAGTTACGTCATTTTCCACAATCACTTTCACGAATAcgaaaacaatcaaaatcacgTTAATGACATTGCCTGCGTTCAGGCCACGATAGTTATTAAAATGTTATCATATTCATTTCATAAAATGTTGTGGAACCTCTTGGAAGTGATTAATCATTCTTTATCAGTGGGCTcgttatatttttcttaaaacgcACATGAGTTCGGGGTTAAAATCTTCTTTGAAACAACATGAGTTCAGATTTTAATTGGAGAGATCGAAAGTGTCAAAATGTGTTTATTGATGTGTTCGAAAGTGAGTAcgaaacaaatttatattagtatatatttttgtatgaaataatttataaatttgataattttgtatttttatccAATTTCgctaaatttgatattttatctGTATATAATAGTTTTTGATACAGTTATCAAATACAAATTCTGTTGACACAGTATTAAAactagaaaattattttatttatcgCCTATTTTAATTGCAGTGTTCCAGTCCAATAATGGaattctaatatatttttgtttttgttttttagccAACGAATCTAGATGTCTATATGTGTGTGAATGCATTGAGTTTAAGAAGTTAATAGAGTTTTTATAAAAGACTAGTGGAGTTTATCATTGATGGAGTTGCAAATTTATTTAACGTGAATCCAACAAGTGTTGAGTTTAAAAGGTTAATAgagtttatataaaaagacTAGTGGAGTTACCATTTATGTAGTGTCAAATATATTTACCGTGAATCCAACCACCAACCATAAGGGAACCGAGTTAATCGACGTGTACATATACTTTGGTACTTATCTCCTTACCTCTTTGTATTTACTGTgactaaaaaaatacattcaCTCTAGTGGACTACTGATTACTTTATTTAACTCTCTCTTCATTCTCTATAAATAGTGAATGTTTTGAGTAACATTTTATCCATCACTTGATTCAGTTGTGTTTTGCATAAAAAGAGAAGTTTAAGCAGTTGATAAGAATGGCTTCCAAGGCTTTAGTTCTGTTTGGTCTATTTGCAGTTCTTCTCGTCGTCACAGAAGTTGCCGCTGCATCCGGTACGTAAATATTAATGTTGAAACCTTATTATATGTAAGAGACCATCTCAACTATTTTTATAGCATGTTTTATATAGAGTATTTTCAATGTtgtcaatattatttttaaaagtcaaaattaatttacattCGTATTTTTCATAGTTGGTTTAAGAGAAGaaatagttttgaaatttgggaGAGTAATATCTTATGAAATTATGTGTTGTTTTGGATAGGTACAGTGAAGTCAGAGAGTGGGGAAACCGTGCAACCTGATCAATATAATGGCGGTCACGGCGGCAATGGAGGCTACAACGGAGGAGGAGGTTACAACGGAGGAGGAGGTCACAACGGAGGAGGTTAcaacggaggaggaggatacAATGGAGGAGGACACGGAGGAAGACATGGTTACTGTCGCTATGGCTGTTGCTACAGAGGTTACCATGGCTGTTCAAGGTGTTGTTCGTATGCTGGAGAAGCTGTTCAGACTCAGCCTGGTCactaaattaaacaatataataagTTGACCACCATGCATGATTGTACCTAGATATACACTTACGTGTATATGACTATAGGTTAATTAATTATGGTGCGTTTGTAATGAAGTGCCTTATAAGTAATGGGAATAAAGTTTCATGTAATGTCTGTGTTTAAGTTGTGATCTGAGATGTTTGCATAAtaaaatcttgtttgttgtttacaCTATTATCTTAAGTTTTTGTGTAAGAGTTTTCCATTATCATACTTTCTAGGTCGAAGAAAAACACCTAGAGACTCTATCGAGGTTTTGCACACACGTACCTATACTTCCAAAGTTAACTAAATATACGAAAGTACCATAAATTATCTCACATTTGATGTGCCAAAAGATATTGGAAACTTATTGTGTCAGGTTACTTGAGGCTCAGAAATTTGACCCTTTTGTGTCTCACAAGCTTGCACTGACTCGGTGTTTAGGTTTCAGTGCCTCCCAACGAATAAAAACAGTCGCTAAGTGTAGGGAGGAGTAGTTGAATGCCATTTAATCAGACTGGAAGATTGGTTAAGAGCTGAGactaaaaataaagtttgcatttatgtttaattatattgAAGACTAAATTTGTAATATTCTAAACGATGGTGGTACATGAGCAAgagttaataaaaatttatttggttaCTTGTAGCATTAAAGTATCATATTTATACAACAACTACTGTACAAACCTTTTCAACAGACTTGCGCATCAATATGCTGGATGTCTTGATCGGACGCAGTTTGACAAGATTATTGATAGACCTCTGCGTAAAGACgttgttatcttcttcagaAGGTACGAAATAGCAATGGACGAGATAATTTGGAAGGCAAAGAGTTGGAGTGCTAGTGGGAAGCGATGGAATGCGTAAGAGTGTTGCTTGCAACCAATCAAGAGTTTTTCAACATCAGACTCTTCTTTGAAACTTGCGATAAGATCCAATGTAAGGAGGAATGACGTCCTTCCTAGGGatatttgcagaagaaatccAGGTTCTTCATCAGCTCAACTGTCATAAATTTTGGTCTCATGGGAGGAGACGAATCACAAGTTAGCACCCCATCCACAATAATTATGAGTGCCAAAGCTAATTTCTTCCATGCAGTCATGTCAGTTTCAACTATCAACTGATCTTTTAAATCTCAATTGTATGGCGGAAAACACTTTAAACCCATTGATGAATTGAAGATTTCTGATTTGAAATGTCTAAAATTACCCTAGATTTCATATTACCAGATACCCTAAcgaattttgaaataaaagttaGAGCCATACTTGTCGTCGCCGCCGATGACACAGTATCTTCCGAAATTCCTCGCcgacttttcttcttcatctccgtcTTTTGAGTTCTTCTAAAAACAGTAAATCGAGAAATCAAAAAATCCTTTAATTGTTAGACCCTTTAACACGAACTCGATCAAAATTTTCGCCACTTAAACAACAACTCGAACTCGAACAGAGCCTCAATCGGAATTCTATTAAGTTTCCGCCACTTAAAATTTTTGctatttaattttaagttttaaaaacaaaaccgtaaccaaaagaaacaaagcaacTGAAAGTGAACAGTCTCTGAGCAGTTGTTGTTGAAAGGTATTTTCGTCCAGTTTAGCCTAAATGGCTAAAACATCGAAGGCCCAGCCCACTCTGCCAATTCCTAGAATAAAAAGACAATAATTATGGTgaaaattctttattttgaatttgtcaATTCTAACCAGTACCATATCTCTATTGTTTTACTCATTAGTCTTGTTATTGTTCACAAATTTATTCCttagttaaaaattaaaatatattctacatttattattcttataaaTGACAATTAGTATAAGTAAATATAGCTTATCCCAAATATTCTCATTTTGGATATgtaaactttttaatattccttttgtattttattttctgatgaataaatatctttttctcaTGTAAAAATATACAACAGCAGAGATAAGTCCAATAAATTCAAGAGAAGCAAAACTGTACTATCTTATTCTTAACTCTTAGTATTCGAGTTCGATTACCAGAAAGATTGTTCTCAGTTTACAAGAAGAGGCGTGTCTCCTGCAAAACTctatacaaaacattaaaacccATGGAAAAAGACGTATAATTAAACTGAAATATACAAAGCATAAACAAAATGTCAGAAATATAATAAGTAAAGAATGGCAGAACTAGTATGGCATGTATTTACTTTTACATTTAGGTATTTAGTTTATGTCACCAGTATTCTATCTCCATTATGAATGTTCAAGCTGATATTTATAAACTTCACCTCAACCAAGTTTGTATATGTAGTCAAGACTTTGCAGGACGGATAGATTATCCACTAGTCGATCTTCCACAAGAACCATGTAGAGTATGGCTAGCTCCTTATAAACTTGCTATCGTAGCATGTTAAGTTGGAGTAATTATATCTATAATTGAACTATATTGTTTTACAGTCACCATAAGAATTGTAATTCCTACAACCATTTTTAATTCGCTCtttctgttttatatatttttgtggttAAAGTTACTTTTGCTAGATTTTGTTTGGACATGGTTATTTTGCAAATCGAGTCATCTTTAACATTTCACCCccaaaataaacttaaaagtaTTAAAAGAAGTAGTCCTAAATTAATAGGAAAAGGTCATTAAAAAACAGCAAGAACTTTAATTATCAGGGTGCAACAATTTACAACCAATCCAACAACCAACCGTACAAGGGCCCTCGTGATGACCTATTTGCACTTATCCACTCGTTTTGCAAAGTAGCATTTACTTGCACGTACTCTCTACCTTGTGATCTATAAATAGAGGTTTTGCATGGGACACTATACTCACCAGTTCTTTCTtccatataaattttgaatacattatatataacaaaaatagtattttaagAGATCGTCGCCTACGATGGCTTCAAAAGCATTGCTTTTTTTAAGTCtcattgttgttcttcttataGCTTCTGAGGTGGTAGCCAGAGACCTCGCTGAGAAATCGGCAGAGCAGAAAAACAATGGTACATAATAAAATTCAGactagttttatttttgttcccATAAAGTTATAAATTACTCGAGATCGTTGTATATTTGTAACATAACGACCATGTTATTCTATAGATCACTTTCAAAGTATGGTTTATTGTACAAAGACCTAATCCTCCTTATTCACAACCCTTAATAATTTGGCCTgctttaattacaaaaaaactcataCTAATCACGAATCGCTCATGTTTATTACAAATACTTTATAAAGTAGTGACAATATCTGAATATATCATTAAGCACaattactaatatatattcattttgagTAACAGAAAGAGACGAAGTAAAGCAAACGGAGCAGTTTGGCGGGTTTCCAGGAGGAGGGTATGGAGGGTTCCCGGGAGGAGGGTATGGAGGAAACCCTGGTGGAGGATATGGAAACCGTGGTGGTGGATATAGAAACCGTGATGGAGGATATGGAAACCGCGGTGGAGGATATGGAAACCGAGGAGGAGGATATTGTCGCTATGGTTGCTGCTACAGAGGCTACTACGGTGGCTGCTTCAGGTGTTGTGCTTATGCTGGTCAGGCTGTTCAAACTCAGCCACAGAGTACTGAGCCGGGTCACTAAAAGTCGTAAAATGATGCATATATATCAATGATTCCTCAGGCTGTATAAAGGGAACAATTAAGATATAGTAATTACTAGGGTTGAAAAAGTCATTACAAAGATAAGAGATTGGTTTGTACTCTATTgcttatgttttatttttaagtttgtgTTGTAACAAAgggaaaatgtcaaaaaaagcctcaactttcaaatttgggatgAAAAAAGCATGAACTTTTAAAATGTCATTTTAATCATGAAGTGTTTGTTGATTTCTCAATAAAATAGGTAAGTTTCGTTGACTGGGCCGTTTAAGACATGCCGTTAAATTTCCGTTAACGGAATAATCACAGAGTTAACTTTCCGTTAGAAAcctaaaacgacgtcgttttaaaattaaaaataaaacaaaaaatggcaaTAGCCTATGCTCGTTCATGTGACATGTGAAACTCCTTACAAGCTTTTAAACCAATTTGCCACAGTAAAATTATTGTCTAGGTTCAGCAAACAAAGTTTATATCAAATATCTATCAAACTAAATTGAAACTACGAAAACTCCATTGTTTTCTCACGTTCGTAAAACCCAATCACATTTCAGTTTCAATGTTGATTGTTAGGTTTGCTATTCAAATCtgtgttttcttcatcaaaaatTGAACATGAGCTTGAAATTACTATCTTATGGATCGAGATTCCGCTGGATCTCCTACTCTAGACTCACCAAATCAATATGAATTTTATTCtcaattcaattatttttcaaacccaaattaatgaattattaaaaattctGAGAAGGTGAACACCCAGGAGCTGGTTAATGCTCAAACCACGACGGATCTAGATTACGGAGAGAGAACTCCGACTCTAGAGGAATGAATGGAGGAGacgaatgagaagaagaactatgaagaagatgatattttaagtatatatttacttttgtttttcattatatcAAAATGGAAGTTTGGCTTGAGTTCCTCTGCGTAGCGGTTCGAGTCTACGCTATAgccatttttctgttttatttttaattttaaaacgacgtcgttttgggTTTCTAACAGAAAGTTAACTCTGTGATCGTTCTGTTAACGGAAATTTAACGGCATATCTTAAACGGTCCAGTCAACGAAACTTTGCTATTTTATTGAGAAGTCAACGAAAACTTCATGATTAAAATGACATTTTCAAAGTTCATGCTTTTTTCAtcccaaatttaaaagttgaagctttttttgacatttttcccaataATCTATGTTCATGTGATAAAGTATGTTTggattcaaacttttttaaatCATTGGGTCctaaactaattaatattgatagt
It encodes the following:
- a CDS encoding Glycine-rich protein family (Glycine-rich protein family; FUNCTIONS IN: molecular_function unknown; INVOLVED IN: biological_process unknown; LOCATED IN: endomembrane system; EXPRESSED IN: leaf whorl, root, leaf; EXPRESSED DURING: LP.04 four leaves visible; CONTAINS InterPro DOMAIN/s: Glycine rich protein (InterPro:IPR010800); BEST Arabidopsis thaliana protein match is: glycine-rich protein 3 (TAIR:AT2G05520.5); Has 32113 Blast hits to 9490 proteins in 861 species: Archae - 8; Bacteria - 10040; Metazoa - 11064; Fungi - 1844; Plants - 5235; Viruses - 311; Other Eukaryotes - 3611 (source: NCBI BLink).), with the translated sequence MASKALVLFGLFAVLLVVTEVAAASGTVKSESGETVQPDQYNGGHGGNGGYNGGGGYNGGGGHNGGGYNGGGGYNGGGHGGRHGYCRYGCCYRGYHGCSRCCSYAGEAVQTQPGH
- a CDS encoding Glycine-rich protein family (Glycine-rich protein family; LOCATED IN: endomembrane system; EXPRESSED IN: 20 plant structures; EXPRESSED DURING: 9 growth stages; CONTAINS InterPro DOMAIN/s: Glycine rich protein (InterPro:IPR010800); BEST Arabidopsis thaliana protein match is: glycine-rich protein 3 (TAIR:AT2G05520.4); Has 20980 Blast hits to 7546 proteins in 779 species: Archae - 6; Bacteria - 3254; Metazoa - 9284; Fungi - 1649; Plants - 4555; Viruses - 118; Other Eukaryotes - 2114 (source: NCBI BLink).), whose translation is MASKALLFLSLIVVLLIASEVVARDLAEKSAEQKNNERDEVKQTEQFGGFPGGGYGGFPGGGYGGNPGGGYGNRGGGYRNRDGGYGNRGGGYGNRGGGYCRYGCCYRGYYGGCFRCCAYAGQAVQTQPQSTEPGH